From one Lycium barbarum isolate Lr01 chromosome 6, ASM1917538v2, whole genome shotgun sequence genomic stretch:
- the LOC132600393 gene encoding uncharacterized protein LOC132600393 isoform X4, with the protein MAKDAGSGSKNKDNGSNNSKNKLVSKGSSSRDLGKTDRSTRSSVRETSSKQIDISSASKRKSERLEKRTPSSMSPAKRKSGGLQQQNTPSPLRRSERCSTSSRSLGSEFNSSSTKEEKREKIMKKLTMESESVSTSKKNITAPGDLKRKRMDGRTFRLSFKKQKKGGTASGSDACKDDDIDGEHGSRSKSSQLNEADLVEPEERRMLCSEQKSLHIHLKAEIAKLFGVIKVSEVIKHTAEKFLEYIMENHHVNREPETILQAFQISLSWTAASILKEKIDKDDIFLLVKQQLQFRCTKEEANNVYLKMRSLKKKFLRKLDQNGNASSSSRYSISPVKSVGEEPYKGSISQAVKTDIIDRLQDKELGGEGSVTPTKKLRDSQRDKVIKEVQRGHGKRISMLEQEEQEKIEEFHKIWEKKKEVLEEERRLEIAVLHAIHGETAATNDRQKALETSFAKKIEEHTCLKDQQLKELEAKYSAMRNAENLNVSDSIPKTVIPVCGLYVELHGPGNAVSGLQGDMEASDAPASSPDVCHVLPVQTTNVLAASVSEEQAEITSMGRAAVSAVKQSYEAGNSGGSEEEIACKVPLPPKEHTGEVALAKRSRDCLEISEVAPNEAVGPDKTSEVNNTIKELVTENNMLENSSVGNQRDEVNSIDGNQRTPKELPPDLPGVAAVPSSDDASSLAQTPVNLDECSRSSGDHGTRDNNMPLSENQIGTQTEAILAGSFEKQLTVGDGVPIATHHTHRECGPQTHDERNSIPISGSSPAEPLHQAVSPAGENLEPCASVLADIRVTNNQSILPEVSRVHPQSIPDPRACSRKTQTVFPVVQGSAELPSQANFAFIQGSSNMPVRPAHQIATRNLAFPFQADPLHIEWERIHKEKERVTKGLEDMKLHLKSECKKEIEEVIAPIRQKYEVKLLEAEAAYVLKKKELDMNQHKILMNKALADSFRFTCMDANFPGFSGLQQVAPPGYMQHLHQVRQQQSLRSSTIGASSSARQPGGAQQTSVSTSPVTNRSVHSGETTSRSASVAVSSLSSQPAAVIRSTTFSAGTVTRPPFISAITPSRGNHRLGGEVRAPAPHLQRFKGPTSIPVSSSSILPNGMPGHPRPVYVTASSPSLPQLASLQSTLQNQVQLPIVQQVPVNLSNSGNMSLDHGRGAGSAIQNPSLSARELLQAMENRSHSHRPSFMPPSPDIGCNFGSLDLSDFHSMGSVQGGSISSETATNTVSSIVCESEIYVHLRRKNISQVPVRKKKSIRDKIAALQKLVSPHGNVGTASVLRETYNSIKALKDQIQDLCNTGSNNSSLFRSQQGGRN; encoded by the exons ATGGCTAAGGATGCTGGATCTGGGAGCAAAAATAAGGATAACGGCAGTAATAACTCAAAGAACAAACTGGTTAGTAAAGGATCATCAAGTCGTGACTTGGGAAAGACAGATAGATCCACAAGATCCTCAGTTAGGGAAACCTCATCGAAACAAATTGATATAAGCTCTGCAAGTAAAAGGAAGTCTGAGCGCCTTGAGAAGCGAACGCCATCCTCCATGTCTCCTGCCAAGAGGAAATCTGGGGGACTTCAACAGCAGAATACTCCGAGCCCTTTAAGAAGGTCTGAAAGGTGCTCTACTTCATCAAGGTCCTTAGGCAGCGAATTCAATTCTTCTAGTACAAAGGAGGAGAAACGAGAGAAGATTATGAAGAAGCTGACAATGGAATCTGAAAGTGTTAGCACTAGCAAGAAGAATATCACTGCACCTGGtgatttaaaaaggaaaagaatggaTGGCAGAACTTTCAGGTTATCattcaaaaaacaaaagaaaggaggTACTGCATCAG gttcagatgcttgtaaAGATGATGATATTGATGGGGAGCATGGTTCTAGATCTAAATCTAGTCAGTTGAATGAAGCAGACCTGGTTGAGCCTGAAGAAAGAAGAATGCTGTGCAGTGAGCAGAAAAGCCTCCATATCCATCTGAAAGCTGAGATAGCAAAACTTTTTGGAGTGATAAAAGTTTCG GAAGTTATCAAACATACAGCGGAAAAGTTTCTGGAATATATTATGGAGAATCATCATGTTAATAGGGAACCTGAAACTATTTTACAGGCTTTCCAAATATCTCTG TCTTGGACCGCAGCTTCAATCTTAAAGGAAAAGATTGACAAAGATGATATATTCTTGCTCGTAAAACAGCAGTTACAGTTCAGATGCACTAAAGAAGAGGCAAACAATGTATATCTGAAGATGCGCTCCTTAAAGAAGAAGTTTTTGCGGAAATTGGATCAAAATGGTAATGCTTCGAGCTCTTCAAGATATTCTATATCGCCAGTCAAATCTGTTGGAGAAGAACCATATAAGGGAAGCATATCACAAGCTGTGAAAACTGATATCATAGACAGGTTACAAGATAAAGAGTTAGGTGGAGAAGGCAGTGTGACTCCTACAAAAAAACTTAGGGATAGTCAAAGGGATAAGGTCATTAAGGAGGTTCAGCGTGGACATGGCAAACGAATATCCATGCTGGAACAAGAGGAACAGGAGAAAATTGAGGAGTTCCATAAAATCTGGGAGAAGAAAAAAGAAGTGCTAGAGGAGGAGCGCAGACTGGAGATAGCTGTTCTCCATGCTATACATGGTGAGACTGCAGCAACAAATGATAGACAAAAAGCATTAGAAACTTCGTTTGCAAAGAAAATTGAAGAGCACACATGCCTAAAGGACCAGCAACTGAAAGAGCTTGAGGCTAAATACTCTGCCATGAGGAATGCGGAAAATTTAAATGTCTCTGACAGTATTCCTAAGACTGTTATCCCTGTGTGCGGACTTTATGTTGAGTTACATGGTCCAGGAAATGCTGTATCAGGGTTGCAGGGTGACATGGAAGCATCTGATGCACCTGCATCTTCTCCAGACGTGTGCCATGTTCTTCCTGTTCAAACTACTAATGTTTTAGCAGCTTCAGTTTCAGAAGAGCAAGCTGAGATCACATCCATGGGGAGAGCAGCAGTTTCTGCGGTTAAGCAGTCCTATGAAGCAGGTAATTCAGGTGGCAGTGAAGAGGAAATTGCATGCAAGGTTCCTCTGCCTCCCAAAGAACATACTGGTGAAGTTGCATTGGCCAAGAGAAGTAGAGACTGTTTGGAAATATCTGAAGTTGCCCCTAATGAAGCTGTTGGACCTGATAAAACTTCTGAAGTAAATAACACTATTAAAGAATTGGTTACAGAAAATAATATGCTGGAAAATAGTTCTGTTGGAAACCAGAGAGACGAAGTTAACTCCATTGACGGAAATCAAAGAACTCCAAAGGAATTGCCACCAGACTTGCCTGGTGTAGCAGCAGTCCCTTCTTCAGATGATGCTAGTTCTTTGGCGCAAACTCCA GTAAACTTAGATGAATGTTCCCGGTCTTCAGGAGATCATGGAACACGCGATAACAATATGCCACTTAGTGAAAACCAGATTGGAACACAAACTGAAGCAATTTTAGCTGGCAGTTTTGAGAAACAGCTCACAGTAGGTGATGGTGTTCCTATTGCCACTCACCATACTCACAGGGAGTGTGGACCTCAAACCCATGATGAAAGAAACTCTATTCCAATCTCTGGATCTTCCCCAGCAGAACCTTTACATCAAGCTGTTTCTCCAGCTGGGGAAAATCTGGAGCCTTGTGCATCTGTTTTGGCAGACATAAGGGTTACCAACAATCAATCTATCTTACCAGAAGTCAGTAGAGTGCATCCTCAATCCATTCCGGATCCGCGTGCATGTTCTCGGAAAACTCAAACTGTGTTTCCAGTGGTTCAGGGTTCTGCTGAACTTCCCAGTCAAGCTAATTTTGCCTTTATTCAGGGATCTAGCAACATGCCAGTGCGTCCTGCCCATCAGATTGCCACTCGAAatttagcctttcctttccaaGCTGACCCTCTTCATATAGAATGGGAAAGAATACATAAAGAAAAAGAACGAGTGACAAAGGGCCTTGAGGATATG AAATTGCATTTGAAATCCGAGTGCAAGAAGGAGATAGAGGAGGTTATAGCACCAATTCGTCAGAAATATGAAGTAAAGCTTCTGGAGGCTGAGGCAGCATATGTTTTGAAGAAGAAGGAGCTTGATATGAATCAGCACAAGATTCTCATGAATAAAGCTCTGGCTGATTCCTTCAGATTTACATGCATGGATGCCAACTTTCCTGGGTTTTCAGGTTTACAACAAG TTGCGCCTCCTGGTTATATGCAACATCTACATCAGGTACGGCAGCAGCAGAGTTTAAGATCTTCCACAATTGGTGCTTCGTCCTCCGCTCGCCAGCCTGGGGGGGCCCAGCAGACATCTGTCTCAACGTCACCCGTTACTAATCGTTCAGTACATTCAGGGGAGACTACATCAAGATCTGCATCTGTTGCTGTTTCATCTTTATCTAGCCAACCTGCTGCTGTTATTCGTTCAACAACATTTTCTGCGGGAACTGTAACCAGGCCGCCTTTCATTAGCGCAATTACCCCTTCCAGGGGTAATCATCGATTAGGTGGTGAAGTTCGTGCTCCAGCCCCTCATCTTCAACGTTTCAAGGGACCCACATCGATCCCTGTTAGCAGTTCATCAATCCTTCCAAATGGCATGCCAGGTCATCCACGACCCGTTTATGTAACTGCATCATCACCTTCACTTCCGCAGCTTGCatctctacaatcaacattacaAAATCAAGTACAACTACCCATAGTGCAACAAGTACCTGTAAATCTTTCTAATTCTGGGAATATGTCATTGGACCATGGACGTGGAGCAGGCTCTGCTATACAGAATCCATCTCTCTCAGCACGGGAATTGCTTCAAGCAATGGAGAATCGATCTCATTCACACAGGCCTAGTTTTATGCCACCTTCACCAGATATTGGCTGCAACTTTGGTTCATTAGATCTATCTGATTTTCATTCAATGGGCAGTGTACAGGGAGGTTCTATCTCTTCAGAGACAGCTACTAAT ACTGTTTCGTCCATTGTTTGTGAATCAGAGATTTATGTTCACCTAAGGAGAAAGAACATCTCGCAG GTGCCTGTGAGGAAAAAGAAAAGCATAAGGGACAAGATTGCAGCTCTGCAAAAGCTAGTTTCTCCTCATGGCAAT GTTGGCACAGCTTCAGTCCTCCGTGAGACTTATAACTCTATCAAGGCTCTTAAAGATCAGATTCAG GACTTGTGTAACACGGGAAGCAACAATAGTTCCCTTTTTCGCTCACAG CAGGGTGGAAGAAATTGA
- the LOC132600393 gene encoding uncharacterized protein LOC132600393 isoform X5, whose product MAKDAGSGSKNKDNGSNNSKNKLVSKGSSSRDLGKTDRSTRSSVRETSSKQIDISSASKRKSERLEKRTPSSMSPAKRKSGGLQQQNTPSPLRRSERCSTSSRSLGSEFNSSSTKEEKREKIMKKLTMESESVSTSKKNITAPGDLKRKRMDGRTFRLSFKKQKKGGTASGSDACKDDDIDGEHGSRSKSSQLNEADLVEPEERRMLCSEQKSLHIHLKAEIAKLFGVIKVSEVIKHTAEKFLEYIMENHHVNREPETILQAFQISLSWTAASILKEKIDKDDIFLLVKQQLQFRCTKEEANNVYLKMRSLKKKFLRKLDQNGNASSSSRYSISPVKSVGEEPYKGSISQAVKTDIIDRLQDKELGGEGSVTPTKKLRDSQRDKVIKEVQRGHGKRISMLEQEEQEKIEEFHKIWEKKKEVLEEERRLEIAVLHAIHGETAATNDRQKALETSFAKKIEEHTCLKDQQLKELEAKYSAMRNAENLNVSDSIPKTVIPVCGLYVELHGPGNAVSGLQGDMEASDAPASSPDVCHVLPVQTTNVLAASVSEEQAEITSMGRAAVSAVKQSYEAGNSGGSEEEIACKVPLPPKEHTGEVALAKRSRDCLEISEVAPNEAVGPDKTSEVNNTIKELVTENNMLENSSVGNQRDEVNSIDGNQRTPKELPPDLPGVAAVPSSDDASSLAQTPVNLDECSRSSGDHGTRDNNMPLSENQIGTQTEAILAGSFEKQLTVGDGVPIATHHTHRECGPQTHDERNSIPISGSSPAEPLHQAVSPAGENLEPCASVLADIRVTNNQSILPEVSRVHPQSIPDPRACSRKTQTVFPVVQGSAELPSQANFAFIQGSSNMPVRPAHQIATRNLAFPFQADPLHIEWERIHKEKERVTKGLEDMKLHLKSECKKEIEEVIAPIRQKYEVKLLEAEAAYVLKKKELDMNQHKILMNKALADSFRFTCMDANFPGFSGLQQVAPPGYMQHLHQVRQQQSLRSSTIGASSSARQPGGAQQTSVSTSPVTNRSVHSGETTSRSASVAVSSLSSQPAAVIRSTTFSAGTVTRPPFISAITPSRGNHRLGGEVRAPAPHLQRFKGPTSIPVSSSSILPNGMPGHPRPVYVTASSPSLPQLASLQSTLQNQVQLPIVQQVPVNLSNSGNMSLDHGRGAGSAIQNPSLSARELLQAMENRSHSHRPSFMPPSPDIGCNFGSLDLSDFHSMGSVQGGSISSETATNTVSSIVCESEIYVHLRRKNISQVPVRKKKSIRDKIAALQKLVSPHGNVGTASVLRETYNSIKALKDQIQDLCNTGSNNSSLFRSQGGRN is encoded by the exons ATGGCTAAGGATGCTGGATCTGGGAGCAAAAATAAGGATAACGGCAGTAATAACTCAAAGAACAAACTGGTTAGTAAAGGATCATCAAGTCGTGACTTGGGAAAGACAGATAGATCCACAAGATCCTCAGTTAGGGAAACCTCATCGAAACAAATTGATATAAGCTCTGCAAGTAAAAGGAAGTCTGAGCGCCTTGAGAAGCGAACGCCATCCTCCATGTCTCCTGCCAAGAGGAAATCTGGGGGACTTCAACAGCAGAATACTCCGAGCCCTTTAAGAAGGTCTGAAAGGTGCTCTACTTCATCAAGGTCCTTAGGCAGCGAATTCAATTCTTCTAGTACAAAGGAGGAGAAACGAGAGAAGATTATGAAGAAGCTGACAATGGAATCTGAAAGTGTTAGCACTAGCAAGAAGAATATCACTGCACCTGGtgatttaaaaaggaaaagaatggaTGGCAGAACTTTCAGGTTATCattcaaaaaacaaaagaaaggaggTACTGCATCAG gttcagatgcttgtaaAGATGATGATATTGATGGGGAGCATGGTTCTAGATCTAAATCTAGTCAGTTGAATGAAGCAGACCTGGTTGAGCCTGAAGAAAGAAGAATGCTGTGCAGTGAGCAGAAAAGCCTCCATATCCATCTGAAAGCTGAGATAGCAAAACTTTTTGGAGTGATAAAAGTTTCG GAAGTTATCAAACATACAGCGGAAAAGTTTCTGGAATATATTATGGAGAATCATCATGTTAATAGGGAACCTGAAACTATTTTACAGGCTTTCCAAATATCTCTG TCTTGGACCGCAGCTTCAATCTTAAAGGAAAAGATTGACAAAGATGATATATTCTTGCTCGTAAAACAGCAGTTACAGTTCAGATGCACTAAAGAAGAGGCAAACAATGTATATCTGAAGATGCGCTCCTTAAAGAAGAAGTTTTTGCGGAAATTGGATCAAAATGGTAATGCTTCGAGCTCTTCAAGATATTCTATATCGCCAGTCAAATCTGTTGGAGAAGAACCATATAAGGGAAGCATATCACAAGCTGTGAAAACTGATATCATAGACAGGTTACAAGATAAAGAGTTAGGTGGAGAAGGCAGTGTGACTCCTACAAAAAAACTTAGGGATAGTCAAAGGGATAAGGTCATTAAGGAGGTTCAGCGTGGACATGGCAAACGAATATCCATGCTGGAACAAGAGGAACAGGAGAAAATTGAGGAGTTCCATAAAATCTGGGAGAAGAAAAAAGAAGTGCTAGAGGAGGAGCGCAGACTGGAGATAGCTGTTCTCCATGCTATACATGGTGAGACTGCAGCAACAAATGATAGACAAAAAGCATTAGAAACTTCGTTTGCAAAGAAAATTGAAGAGCACACATGCCTAAAGGACCAGCAACTGAAAGAGCTTGAGGCTAAATACTCTGCCATGAGGAATGCGGAAAATTTAAATGTCTCTGACAGTATTCCTAAGACTGTTATCCCTGTGTGCGGACTTTATGTTGAGTTACATGGTCCAGGAAATGCTGTATCAGGGTTGCAGGGTGACATGGAAGCATCTGATGCACCTGCATCTTCTCCAGACGTGTGCCATGTTCTTCCTGTTCAAACTACTAATGTTTTAGCAGCTTCAGTTTCAGAAGAGCAAGCTGAGATCACATCCATGGGGAGAGCAGCAGTTTCTGCGGTTAAGCAGTCCTATGAAGCAGGTAATTCAGGTGGCAGTGAAGAGGAAATTGCATGCAAGGTTCCTCTGCCTCCCAAAGAACATACTGGTGAAGTTGCATTGGCCAAGAGAAGTAGAGACTGTTTGGAAATATCTGAAGTTGCCCCTAATGAAGCTGTTGGACCTGATAAAACTTCTGAAGTAAATAACACTATTAAAGAATTGGTTACAGAAAATAATATGCTGGAAAATAGTTCTGTTGGAAACCAGAGAGACGAAGTTAACTCCATTGACGGAAATCAAAGAACTCCAAAGGAATTGCCACCAGACTTGCCTGGTGTAGCAGCAGTCCCTTCTTCAGATGATGCTAGTTCTTTGGCGCAAACTCCA GTAAACTTAGATGAATGTTCCCGGTCTTCAGGAGATCATGGAACACGCGATAACAATATGCCACTTAGTGAAAACCAGATTGGAACACAAACTGAAGCAATTTTAGCTGGCAGTTTTGAGAAACAGCTCACAGTAGGTGATGGTGTTCCTATTGCCACTCACCATACTCACAGGGAGTGTGGACCTCAAACCCATGATGAAAGAAACTCTATTCCAATCTCTGGATCTTCCCCAGCAGAACCTTTACATCAAGCTGTTTCTCCAGCTGGGGAAAATCTGGAGCCTTGTGCATCTGTTTTGGCAGACATAAGGGTTACCAACAATCAATCTATCTTACCAGAAGTCAGTAGAGTGCATCCTCAATCCATTCCGGATCCGCGTGCATGTTCTCGGAAAACTCAAACTGTGTTTCCAGTGGTTCAGGGTTCTGCTGAACTTCCCAGTCAAGCTAATTTTGCCTTTATTCAGGGATCTAGCAACATGCCAGTGCGTCCTGCCCATCAGATTGCCACTCGAAatttagcctttcctttccaaGCTGACCCTCTTCATATAGAATGGGAAAGAATACATAAAGAAAAAGAACGAGTGACAAAGGGCCTTGAGGATATG AAATTGCATTTGAAATCCGAGTGCAAGAAGGAGATAGAGGAGGTTATAGCACCAATTCGTCAGAAATATGAAGTAAAGCTTCTGGAGGCTGAGGCAGCATATGTTTTGAAGAAGAAGGAGCTTGATATGAATCAGCACAAGATTCTCATGAATAAAGCTCTGGCTGATTCCTTCAGATTTACATGCATGGATGCCAACTTTCCTGGGTTTTCAGGTTTACAACAAG TTGCGCCTCCTGGTTATATGCAACATCTACATCAGGTACGGCAGCAGCAGAGTTTAAGATCTTCCACAATTGGTGCTTCGTCCTCCGCTCGCCAGCCTGGGGGGGCCCAGCAGACATCTGTCTCAACGTCACCCGTTACTAATCGTTCAGTACATTCAGGGGAGACTACATCAAGATCTGCATCTGTTGCTGTTTCATCTTTATCTAGCCAACCTGCTGCTGTTATTCGTTCAACAACATTTTCTGCGGGAACTGTAACCAGGCCGCCTTTCATTAGCGCAATTACCCCTTCCAGGGGTAATCATCGATTAGGTGGTGAAGTTCGTGCTCCAGCCCCTCATCTTCAACGTTTCAAGGGACCCACATCGATCCCTGTTAGCAGTTCATCAATCCTTCCAAATGGCATGCCAGGTCATCCACGACCCGTTTATGTAACTGCATCATCACCTTCACTTCCGCAGCTTGCatctctacaatcaacattacaAAATCAAGTACAACTACCCATAGTGCAACAAGTACCTGTAAATCTTTCTAATTCTGGGAATATGTCATTGGACCATGGACGTGGAGCAGGCTCTGCTATACAGAATCCATCTCTCTCAGCACGGGAATTGCTTCAAGCAATGGAGAATCGATCTCATTCACACAGGCCTAGTTTTATGCCACCTTCACCAGATATTGGCTGCAACTTTGGTTCATTAGATCTATCTGATTTTCATTCAATGGGCAGTGTACAGGGAGGTTCTATCTCTTCAGAGACAGCTACTAAT ACTGTTTCGTCCATTGTTTGTGAATCAGAGATTTATGTTCACCTAAGGAGAAAGAACATCTCGCAG GTGCCTGTGAGGAAAAAGAAAAGCATAAGGGACAAGATTGCAGCTCTGCAAAAGCTAGTTTCTCCTCATGGCAAT GTTGGCACAGCTTCAGTCCTCCGTGAGACTTATAACTCTATCAAGGCTCTTAAAGATCAGATTCAG GACTTGTGTAACACGGGAAGCAACAATAGTTCCCTTTTTCGCTCACAG GGTGGAAGAAATTGA